A region from the Halosolutus gelatinilyticus genome encodes:
- a CDS encoding DUF5611 family protein gives MKEYKMRRGEYLEERIPDMEATIKDYFGPITDTQEYKGSELYVIGEPDNPVFEKIVVGAVAYSGKKDKLGVEFHERDPTELGPDELEAAGDAVNAKNDFLLEATGRDAKARRDSLKRSVEDDPDHDL, from the coding sequence ATGAAGGAGTACAAGATGCGTCGCGGTGAGTATCTCGAGGAGCGAATCCCCGACATGGAAGCCACCATCAAGGACTACTTCGGACCCATCACGGACACCCAGGAGTACAAGGGGAGCGAGCTCTACGTGATCGGCGAACCCGACAATCCCGTCTTCGAGAAGATCGTCGTCGGGGCCGTCGCGTACTCCGGCAAGAAGGATAAACTCGGCGTCGAGTTCCACGAGCGCGACCCCACCGAACTCGGCCCGGACGAACTCGAGGCCGCCGGCGACGCCGTCAACGCGAAAAACGACTTCCTGCTCGAGGCGACCGGTCGGGACGCCAAGGCCCGGCGCGATTCGTTGAAGCGATCGGTCGAGGACGATCCCGATCACGACCTCTGA
- a CDS encoding molybdopterin synthase — translation MYVLGCLDRGASDGAFEQVLDRVVDRLAREGRVGVVRYDATIADGTQEFVTTGGDVTYELGADGDWTATGTGMTVGDAIDALAPDCDYAVVAGVPELRYPVVAVGSDDQNGLEERDDVLATVDRATDLDPDDVAAALEATEPYQTLESLVERVKRSPRAELSGAIATFTGRVRAKDDPDDARTEHLEFEKYEGVADRRMAAIESELESREGVLDVELHHRTGVVADGEDIVFVVVLAGHREEAFRTVEDGINRLKDEVPLFKKEVTIDGEFWVHERH, via the coding sequence ATGTACGTACTCGGCTGTCTTGATCGGGGAGCGAGCGACGGGGCGTTCGAGCAGGTCCTCGATCGCGTCGTCGACCGACTCGCCCGAGAGGGACGCGTCGGCGTGGTCCGATACGACGCGACCATCGCGGACGGGACCCAGGAGTTCGTGACGACCGGCGGCGACGTCACGTACGAGCTCGGCGCCGACGGTGACTGGACCGCCACCGGGACGGGAATGACGGTCGGCGACGCGATCGACGCGCTCGCGCCGGACTGCGACTACGCGGTCGTCGCCGGCGTTCCCGAGCTTCGATACCCCGTCGTCGCCGTCGGATCCGACGACCAGAACGGTCTCGAGGAGCGCGACGACGTGCTCGCGACCGTCGATCGAGCGACGGACCTCGACCCGGACGACGTCGCGGCCGCGCTGGAAGCGACCGAGCCGTACCAGACCCTCGAATCGCTCGTCGAACGGGTCAAACGCTCCCCCAGGGCGGAGCTGTCCGGTGCCATCGCCACCTTCACCGGCCGCGTTCGCGCGAAAGACGATCCGGACGACGCGCGCACGGAGCACCTCGAGTTCGAGAAGTACGAGGGCGTCGCCGACCGGCGAATGGCGGCGATCGAGTCGGAACTCGAATCCAGGGAAGGCGTCCTCGACGTCGAACTGCACCACCGAACGGGCGTGGTCGCGGACGGCGAGGACATCGTTTTCGTCGTCGTGCTCGCCGGCCACCGCGAGGAGGCGTTTCGAACGGTCGAAGACGGGATCAACAGATTGAAAGACGAGGTTCCCCTGTTCAAAAAGGAGGTCACGATCGACGGCGAGTTCTGGGTTCACGAGCGACACTGA
- the lysS gene encoding lysine--tRNA ligase yields the protein MSADEPEPDEPSGDAEGLDTLRREREEGGEEHHAFWADEVADRVLERVADQREAAEDASGEPASSDLDDPIVVKGGISPSGVPHLGNVNEIMRGYFVAEVLRERGYDVRQVFTADDRDPLRKLPRTLCDLDGNLVDLGDVDAGALGRNLGVPYTDVPDPFGCCDSYGAHFSNIIKDSADAVDVPIDLVSTTELYESGELDEVTRHVLENRDRAREVLAEYQDKVDEDYVPFNPICEDCGKITETVTGVDLDAEPPTVEYECTDMDAGERTIEGCGHEGTATLREGKLPWRFEWPAQWEVLGVDFEPFGKDHAEGSWPSGEDVSRNVLGNEPPVPMVYEWFTLDGEPFSSSEGNVILVSDVLDLLEPEVLRYFFAKDPSKARDFSIGRLDQLVDEFDRLEAVYFDEVAASEDETAFADRVYPLLVDEPGAERIRLPYTFAAVLGMTDDPELREEIARREGHVPDDAPEWAVEGALARVEKARNWARRTENEFDYELKRSEIPDHDFDDATAAALDELADFVAEGHGPEEIQGEIYETAKRHDVDIGAFFGAGYRLFFDEEQGPKLGPFLANVDRNFVVDRLRRER from the coding sequence ATGAGCGCGGACGAGCCCGAACCGGACGAACCGAGCGGGGACGCGGAGGGCCTCGACACGCTCCGGCGGGAACGAGAGGAGGGCGGCGAGGAACACCACGCCTTCTGGGCTGACGAGGTCGCCGATCGCGTGTTGGAACGCGTGGCCGACCAGCGGGAGGCCGCGGAAGACGCGAGCGGGGAACCCGCGAGCAGCGACCTCGACGACCCGATCGTCGTCAAGGGCGGCATCTCGCCCTCCGGCGTGCCCCACCTCGGGAACGTCAACGAGATCATGCGCGGTTACTTCGTCGCCGAGGTGCTCCGCGAGCGCGGCTACGACGTTCGGCAGGTCTTCACGGCCGACGATCGCGACCCGCTGCGAAAGCTCCCGCGCACGCTCTGCGATCTGGACGGGAACCTCGTCGACCTCGGCGACGTCGATGCGGGCGCGCTCGGTCGCAATCTCGGCGTTCCGTACACCGACGTTCCAGACCCCTTCGGCTGCTGCGATTCCTACGGCGCCCACTTCTCGAATATCATCAAGGACAGCGCGGACGCCGTGGACGTGCCGATCGACCTCGTCTCGACCACCGAACTGTACGAGTCGGGCGAACTCGACGAGGTCACTCGACACGTCCTCGAAAATCGGGATCGCGCCCGGGAGGTCCTCGCCGAGTACCAGGACAAAGTCGACGAGGACTACGTCCCCTTCAACCCGATCTGCGAGGACTGCGGCAAGATCACCGAGACGGTGACGGGCGTGGACCTGGACGCGGAGCCGCCGACCGTCGAGTACGAGTGTACCGACATGGACGCCGGCGAGCGGACGATCGAGGGCTGCGGCCACGAGGGGACGGCTACGCTGCGCGAGGGGAAGTTGCCCTGGCGCTTCGAGTGGCCCGCCCAGTGGGAGGTGCTGGGCGTCGACTTCGAACCCTTCGGAAAGGACCACGCCGAGGGCTCGTGGCCGAGCGGCGAGGACGTCTCGCGCAACGTCCTCGGGAACGAGCCGCCGGTCCCGATGGTCTACGAGTGGTTCACCCTCGACGGCGAGCCGTTCTCCTCCTCGGAGGGGAACGTGATCCTCGTCTCGGACGTCCTCGACCTGCTCGAACCCGAGGTGCTGCGGTACTTCTTCGCGAAGGACCCCTCGAAGGCGCGGGACTTCAGCATCGGACGCCTCGACCAACTGGTCGACGAGTTCGATCGCCTCGAAGCCGTCTACTTCGACGAGGTTGCGGCCAGCGAGGACGAGACGGCCTTCGCCGATCGGGTCTATCCGCTGCTCGTCGACGAGCCCGGAGCGGAGCGGATCCGTCTCCCCTACACGTTCGCCGCCGTCCTGGGAATGACCGACGACCCGGAGCTGCGCGAGGAGATCGCCCGCCGCGAGGGGCACGTTCCCGACGACGCCCCGGAGTGGGCCGTCGAGGGCGCCCTGGCCCGCGTCGAGAAGGCGCGCAACTGGGCGCGCCGGACCGAAAACGAGTTCGACTACGAACTCAAGCGCAGCGAGATCCCCGACCACGACTTCGACGACGCCACGGCGGCGGCCCTCGACGAACTCGCCGACTTCGTCGCCGAGGGGCACGGCCCCGAGGAGATTCAGGGCGAGATCTACGAGACCGCAAAGCGCCACGACGTCGACATCGGCGCGTTCTTCGGGGCCGGCTACCGCTTGTTCTTCGACGAGGAGCAGGGGCCGAAACTCGGCCCCTTCCTCGCGAATGTCGACCGCAACTTCGTCGTCGATCGGCTCCGCCGGGAGCGGTAG
- a CDS encoding heme-binding protein, producing MDRRQPPQTEEGWYVLHDFRSIDWDAWRAAPDRERTRAIEEGVDYLSAAEAVADADEGDSAVFSVLGHEADLLVLHLRPTLADLDAIERRFEHTALAAFTERTDSYLSVTEVSGYMSQEFFDDDAEVEDTGMKRYIESRLKPEIPDAEFVSFYPMSKRRGPDHNWYDLSFDERAEHLSSHGEIGKGYAGRVTQIISGSIGLDDFEWGVTLFADDPADVKDLLYEMRFDPSSSRFAEFGRFRSARRFPAEQLGAFLAGESIPQADANGAHGHHGSAASGRPYDDSSGHSHGDSGGHPHGGHSHGDSDESGHHGGASDDDVRSELEEIGVYAGQPHGEDVHAVVLYSAADADDLFEEVDGLRTNFDHYDTHVKTAVYEPRNEDSETAIVSLWETERAANTAAGFLADLPDIVRQAGDGAPVGADGERGDGPASDDDDDSWGTMGMFYAVEPEHREDFVDTFGDVAGLLADMDGHRKTDLLENREDENDMFIASRWDSREDAMAFFRSDAFSETVEFGRNILADRPRHVFLA from the coding sequence ATGGACCGACGGCAACCGCCACAGACCGAAGAGGGCTGGTACGTCTTGCACGATTTCCGGTCGATCGACTGGGACGCCTGGCGGGCGGCCCCCGATCGAGAACGGACGCGGGCGATCGAGGAGGGGGTCGACTACCTCTCCGCGGCCGAAGCCGTCGCGGACGCCGACGAGGGCGACTCGGCCGTCTTCTCCGTGCTCGGGCACGAGGCCGATCTGCTGGTGCTCCACCTGCGACCGACGCTCGCGGACCTCGACGCGATCGAGCGGCGGTTCGAGCACACGGCGCTCGCGGCGTTCACGGAACGGACCGACTCGTACCTCTCGGTGACGGAGGTTTCGGGCTACATGTCCCAGGAGTTCTTCGACGACGATGCGGAGGTGGAGGATACCGGGATGAAACGGTACATCGAATCCCGGCTCAAACCCGAGATTCCGGACGCCGAGTTCGTCAGCTTCTACCCGATGAGCAAGCGCCGCGGCCCGGACCACAACTGGTACGACCTCTCCTTCGACGAGCGCGCGGAACACCTCTCGTCCCACGGCGAGATCGGCAAGGGCTACGCGGGCCGCGTCACGCAGATCATCTCCGGCAGCATCGGCCTCGACGACTTCGAGTGGGGCGTGACGCTGTTCGCCGACGATCCGGCCGACGTGAAGGACCTGCTCTACGAGATGCGCTTCGATCCCTCGAGTTCGCGGTTCGCGGAGTTCGGTCGGTTCCGCTCCGCGCGGCGGTTCCCGGCCGAGCAACTCGGCGCGTTCCTCGCGGGCGAGTCGATCCCGCAGGCGGACGCGAACGGTGCGCACGGACACCACGGAAGCGCCGCAAGCGGCCGCCCGTACGACGACTCCAGTGGGCATTCCCACGGCGACTCCGGCGGCCACCCGCACGGCGGCCACTCCCACGGCGACTCGGACGAGTCGGGCCACCACGGCGGTGCGAGCGACGACGACGTCCGGAGCGAACTCGAGGAGATCGGCGTCTACGCGGGCCAGCCCCACGGCGAGGACGTCCACGCCGTCGTGCTCTACTCCGCCGCCGACGCCGACGACCTCTTCGAGGAGGTCGACGGCTTGCGGACGAACTTCGACCACTACGACACGCACGTGAAGACGGCGGTCTACGAACCGCGAAACGAAGACTCCGAGACCGCGATCGTCAGCCTCTGGGAAACCGAGCGCGCCGCGAACACGGCGGCCGGGTTCCTCGCCGACCTGCCCGACATCGTCCGACAGGCTGGAGACGGGGCGCCGGTAGGCGCCGATGGCGAGCGGGGCGACGGCCCCGCGAGCGACGATGACGACGATTCGTGGGGGACGATGGGCATGTTCTACGCCGTCGAGCCGGAGCATCGCGAGGACTTCGTCGACACCTTCGGCGACGTCGCGGGCCTCCTCGCGGACATGGACGGACACCGCAAGACCGACCTGCTGGAAAACCGCGAGGACGAAAACGACATGTTCATCGCCAGCCGCTGGGACTCACGTGAGGACGCGATGGCGTTCTTCCGCAGCGACGCCTTCTCCGAGACCGTCGAGTTCGGGCGTAATATCCTCGCCGACCGGCCGCGGCACGTCTTTTTGGCCTGA
- a CDS encoding site-2 protease family protein — translation MEYGPPALVSSPELFGSELLAWTVVGLAIYWLAIVVARQSGLLPEYVGTQGPILTIHTKRGRAFLDRLARPKRFWRAWANLGIGIALVVMVAMFVFLISAAVSSLTSPQVATSVQQPRNVLVIPGVNDFLPLSATPGIVFGLLVGLVVHEGGHGLLCRVEDIDIESMGIALLAILPVGAFVEPDQESSRTASRGGQTRMFAAGVTNNFAVTLVAFALLFGPVAGSIAVAPGAAVGGVAPDSPAAAAGIQPDDRITAIDGEAVETNDDLEARLEAADSDRVSVELNGERTVPVELSLVVTAAMENSPLGLDAGDSILAVDGEPIATERGFYEAVGDDETARLTIQQDGERVDREVPIGSAVTVLEDEPLGNAIGPTDGPIVITGLGGERIHNYEDLQSVLDTTSAGDEISVTYYDSAGERNEATVTLGQHERFDIGFLGISPNPGVSGLTVSAIGVQLYPAGEYLALLGGEGESRFGAIADSFFGKIGLALLLPIMGIAGGLPFNFAGFAGGIENFYVAQGALGALGDWTVFAIANLLFWTGWINVQLGFFNCIPAFPLDGGHILRTSTEAIFSRLPIDSTRGMVRIVTTSIGLTMLVSFLAMVFAPGLLAG, via the coding sequence ATGGAATACGGCCCTCCCGCTCTCGTCTCGTCCCCCGAACTCTTCGGATCGGAGCTCCTGGCCTGGACCGTCGTCGGCCTCGCGATCTACTGGCTCGCGATCGTCGTCGCCCGACAGTCGGGCCTCCTGCCGGAGTACGTCGGCACGCAGGGGCCGATTCTGACGATCCACACGAAACGCGGGCGAGCGTTTCTCGATCGCCTCGCGAGACCCAAGCGATTCTGGCGCGCGTGGGCGAACCTCGGCATCGGCATCGCGCTCGTCGTGATGGTGGCGATGTTCGTCTTCCTCATCTCGGCGGCGGTGAGTTCGCTGACCTCGCCCCAGGTCGCGACGAGCGTCCAGCAGCCGCGGAACGTGCTCGTCATTCCCGGCGTCAACGACTTCCTGCCGCTGTCGGCGACGCCCGGAATCGTCTTCGGTCTGCTCGTCGGCCTCGTCGTCCACGAGGGCGGCCACGGCCTGCTCTGCCGGGTCGAGGACATCGACATCGAATCGATGGGGATCGCGCTGCTCGCGATTCTCCCGGTCGGCGCGTTCGTCGAACCCGACCAGGAGAGCAGTCGAACCGCCTCCCGCGGCGGCCAGACGCGAATGTTCGCCGCCGGCGTCACGAACAACTTCGCGGTCACGCTCGTCGCCTTCGCGTTGCTGTTCGGCCCCGTGGCCGGATCGATCGCCGTCGCACCCGGCGCCGCGGTCGGGGGCGTCGCGCCCGACTCGCCCGCCGCCGCCGCCGGTATCCAGCCGGACGATCGGATCACGGCGATCGACGGCGAGGCGGTCGAGACGAACGACGACCTCGAAGCGCGGCTCGAAGCCGCCGACAGCGATCGGGTGTCGGTCGAACTCAACGGCGAGCGGACGGTCCCGGTCGAACTCTCGCTCGTCGTGACCGCGGCGATGGAGAACAGCCCGCTCGGGCTGGACGCCGGCGACTCGATCCTCGCCGTCGACGGCGAGCCGATCGCGACCGAACGCGGCTTCTACGAGGCCGTCGGCGACGACGAGACGGCCCGGCTCACGATCCAACAGGACGGCGAGCGCGTCGACCGCGAGGTGCCGATCGGCTCCGCGGTGACGGTCCTCGAGGACGAGCCGCTCGGGAACGCGATCGGCCCGACCGACGGCCCGATCGTCATCACGGGCCTCGGCGGCGAGCGGATCCACAACTACGAGGACCTCCAGTCGGTCCTCGATACGACCAGCGCGGGCGACGAGATCTCCGTCACGTACTACGATTCGGCCGGCGAGCGCAACGAGGCCACCGTGACGCTCGGCCAGCACGAACGGTTCGACATCGGCTTCCTCGGCATCTCCCCGAACCCCGGCGTGTCGGGGCTCACGGTGAGCGCGATCGGCGTCCAGCTCTACCCCGCCGGGGAGTACCTCGCCCTGCTGGGCGGCGAGGGCGAGAGCCGGTTCGGCGCGATCGCCGACAGCTTCTTCGGGAAGATCGGACTGGCGCTGCTGTTGCCGATCATGGGCATCGCCGGCGGCCTCCCCTTCAACTTCGCGGGATTCGCCGGGGGCATCGAGAACTTCTACGTGGCACAGGGCGCGCTCGGCGCGCTCGGGGACTGGACCGTCTTCGCGATCGCGAACCTGCTGTTCTGGACCGGCTGGATCAACGTCCAGCTCGGCTTCTTCAACTGCATCCCGGCGTTTCCGCTCGACGGCGGCCACATTCTCCGGACCAGCACGGAGGCGATCTTCTCTCGGCTCCCGATCGATTCGACCCGCGGGATGGTTCGCATCGTGACGACCTCGATCGGGCTGACGATGCTCGTCAGCTTCCTCGCGATGGTGTTCGCGCCGGGGCTGCTCGCGGGCTGA
- the pyrH gene encoding UMP kinase: MKVVVSIGGSVLVPEPGADRVAEHAAVVEDLVADGCRVGAVVGGGGVAREYIGAARELGANEIELDQLGIDVTRLNARLLIAALGEESVTAPARDYEEAGEALRQGDVCVMGGVAPAQTTDAVGAALAEYVDADLLVYATSVPGVYSADPNETSDATKYDELSATELVDVIAGLDMTAGASAPVDLLAAKIIERSGMRTIVLDGTDPDRIAQAVRYGDHDGTDVVPDGAGAEPTYWADNER; encoded by the coding sequence ATGAAAGTGGTCGTCTCTATCGGCGGGAGCGTGCTCGTCCCAGAACCCGGCGCGGATCGGGTCGCCGAACACGCTGCCGTCGTCGAAGACCTCGTCGCAGACGGCTGTCGCGTCGGTGCCGTCGTCGGAGGCGGCGGCGTCGCTCGGGAGTACATCGGCGCCGCACGCGAACTGGGGGCTAACGAGATCGAGCTCGATCAACTGGGAATCGACGTCACGCGGCTGAACGCGCGCCTGCTCATCGCCGCGCTGGGGGAGGAATCGGTGACCGCACCGGCACGGGACTACGAGGAAGCCGGCGAGGCGCTCCGGCAGGGGGACGTCTGCGTCATGGGCGGGGTCGCCCCGGCCCAGACCACCGACGCCGTCGGCGCCGCGCTCGCGGAGTACGTCGACGCCGACCTGCTCGTCTACGCCACGAGCGTTCCCGGCGTCTACAGCGCCGATCCCAACGAGACGTCGGACGCGACGAAGTACGACGAACTCTCCGCGACGGAACTGGTCGACGTCATCGCCGGGCTCGACATGACCGCCGGCGCGTCGGCGCCCGTCGATCTGCTCGCGGCGAAGATCATCGAACGATCGGGCATGCGAACGATCGTCCTCGACGGAACCGATCCCGACCGGATCGCACAGGCCGTCCGATACGGCGACCACGACGGGACGGACGTCGTTCCCGACGGCGCCGGCGCGGAACCGACCTACTGGGCCGACAACGAACGATGA
- a CDS encoding DUF7123 family protein, with translation MSTTAQPSTESKERRLKQYLRERAANGELYFKGKFIADDVGMSPKEIGALMVKLSESATDLEIEKWSYTSATTWRVEPA, from the coding sequence ATGAGCACGACAGCCCAACCCTCCACGGAAAGCAAAGAACGCCGCCTGAAGCAGTATCTGCGCGAACGTGCAGCGAACGGAGAGCTGTACTTCAAAGGGAAGTTCATCGCGGACGACGTCGGTATGTCCCCGAAGGAGATCGGCGCGCTGATGGTCAAACTCTCGGAGTCGGCGACCGACCTCGAGATCGAGAAGTGGTCGTACACGAGTGCGACGACGTGGCGCGTCGAACCCGCCTGA
- a CDS encoding PadR family transcriptional regulator, giving the protein MRKSGPPKGVIAYLVLELLEEKPRYGYEILKEIREISGGHWEPSYGSVYPILYKFEEKGWAERIDREDEPDRKYFELTDAGYEELEARRETGAEKARDFADVILGFFHVYAAFATDDRFRVPEKEGEWRFDEAFSRWMVEQVVRHHEHYFDAEFERVEDAPEEFYERHGVEHDE; this is encoded by the coding sequence ATGCGGAAAAGTGGGCCGCCGAAAGGAGTTATCGCCTATCTCGTCCTCGAGTTGCTCGAGGAGAAGCCGCGGTACGGCTACGAGATCTTAAAGGAGATTCGCGAGATCAGCGGCGGTCACTGGGAGCCGTCCTACGGCTCCGTGTATCCGATCCTCTACAAGTTCGAGGAGAAAGGGTGGGCCGAGCGGATCGACCGCGAGGACGAGCCCGATCGAAAGTACTTCGAACTCACCGACGCGGGCTACGAGGAACTCGAAGCGCGGCGCGAGACCGGCGCGGAGAAGGCGCGGGACTTCGCGGACGTCATCCTCGGGTTCTTCCACGTCTACGCGGCGTTCGCGACCGACGATCGGTTCCGGGTCCCCGAGAAGGAAGGCGAGTGGCGGTTCGACGAGGCGTTCAGTCGCTGGATGGTCGAACAGGTCGTTCGCCACCACGAACACTACTTCGACGCGGAATTCGAGCGGGTCGAGGACGCGCCCGAGGAGTTCTACGAGCGCCACGGCGTCGAACACGACGAGTAA
- a CDS encoding alpha/beta fold hydrolase: MIGDDDGIYRSKRGERRLKSLYETLLGDLDADFDRRFVETRFGETHVLAAGPEDAPPVVVFHGGNVVNPISLSWFLPLADEFRLYAPDTIGHPGFSAQTRLSPRDDSYGTWACDILDGLGLDRVPMLGPSYGGGIVLRTAAFAPDRISRAGLVVPAGLGTGSIRRLLVEIVLPMLAYRLAPDRSRLRRAVQPMFTEPAEAIDETILDVVGAVFDEVKLERSFPKTATPDELAGFDAPTLLAVAERDLFFPPDVVVPRAKRAIRNLEVVVRLKGESHFPGPGARDELRALLRKFLTGDLP; encoded by the coding sequence GTGATTGGCGACGACGACGGCATCTACCGATCGAAACGGGGCGAGCGACGACTCAAATCGCTCTACGAGACGCTGCTCGGGGACCTCGACGCCGACTTCGATCGGCGCTTCGTCGAGACCCGATTCGGCGAGACGCACGTCCTCGCCGCCGGCCCCGAGGACGCGCCGCCGGTCGTGGTGTTTCACGGCGGCAACGTCGTCAACCCGATCAGTCTGTCGTGGTTTCTCCCGCTCGCCGACGAGTTCCGGCTCTACGCGCCGGACACGATCGGCCACCCCGGATTCAGCGCCCAGACGCGGCTCTCGCCCCGCGACGACAGCTACGGGACGTGGGCGTGCGACATCCTCGACGGCCTCGGCCTCGATCGCGTCCCGATGCTCGGCCCGTCCTACGGCGGTGGGATCGTCCTGCGGACGGCGGCGTTCGCGCCCGATCGCATCTCGCGCGCGGGACTGGTTGTGCCGGCGGGCCTCGGAACCGGCTCGATCCGGCGGCTGCTCGTCGAGATCGTCCTGCCGATGCTGGCCTATCGGCTCGCGCCCGACCGATCGCGCCTCCGGCGGGCGGTACAACCGATGTTCACGGAACCGGCCGAGGCGATCGACGAGACGATCCTCGACGTCGTGGGGGCCGTCTTCGACGAGGTGAAACTGGAGCGATCGTTCCCGAAGACGGCGACGCCGGACGAGTTGGCGGGATTCGACGCCCCGACGCTGCTCGCGGTCGCCGAGCGGGATCTCTTCTTTCCGCCGGACGTCGTCGTCCCGCGGGCCAAGCGGGCGATCCGGAACTTGGAAGTCGTCGTCCGGCTGAAAGGCGAATCCCACTTCCCGGGACCGGGCGCTCGCGACGAACTCCGCGCGCTCCTCCGGAAGTTCCTGACGGGCGACCTCCCATAG
- a CDS encoding CapA family protein, with product MVHRLGFTGDVMLGRRVDDRQRHRDVDAVWGTVLDRLHALDGLVINLECVLSTRGRKWRRTNRPFHFRADPGWAVPALERAGVDVCALANNHVLDYEEAALRDTLDHLDAAGIARAGAGETIDEALDPAATSIGDLDIAVVSVTDNTPEFAADEESPGTARIEVDVDDPDTRRLVRDALSRARETNPDLLVASLHWGPNMVTEPPKSFREFGRWLIEEGVDVIHGHSAHVFQGIEVYDGAPIVYDAGDFVDDYAVDDRLRNDRGFLFELSVTSDGAPTELRLHPTEIDDCAIHEAAPEAAAWSRERMRERSAEFGTTFDRDGEALVLSLGG from the coding sequence ATGGTGCACCGTCTCGGATTCACCGGCGACGTGATGCTCGGTCGACGCGTCGACGATCGACAGCGCCACCGCGACGTCGACGCGGTGTGGGGGACCGTCCTCGATCGGCTGCACGCCCTCGACGGGCTGGTGATCAACCTCGAGTGCGTGCTCTCGACGCGCGGGCGAAAGTGGCGGCGAACGAACCGACCGTTTCACTTCCGCGCCGACCCGGGTTGGGCGGTGCCCGCGCTCGAACGGGCCGGCGTCGACGTCTGCGCGCTCGCGAACAACCACGTGCTCGACTACGAGGAGGCAGCCCTCCGGGATACGCTCGACCACCTCGACGCGGCGGGGATCGCCCGCGCCGGTGCGGGTGAGACGATCGACGAAGCGCTCGATCCGGCCGCGACGTCGATCGGCGACCTCGACATCGCCGTCGTCTCGGTTACCGACAACACGCCGGAGTTCGCCGCCGACGAGGAGTCGCCGGGAACCGCTCGGATCGAAGTGGACGTCGACGACCCGGACACCCGACGGCTCGTTCGGGACGCGCTCTCCCGGGCGCGCGAGACGAACCCGGACCTGCTGGTCGCGTCGCTGCACTGGGGACCGAACATGGTGACGGAGCCGCCAAAGTCGTTCCGCGAGTTCGGTCGCTGGCTGATCGAGGAGGGAGTCGACGTAATTCACGGCCACAGCGCCCACGTCTTCCAGGGGATCGAGGTCTACGACGGGGCGCCGATCGTCTACGACGCGGGCGACTTCGTCGACGACTACGCGGTCGACGATCGGTTGCGCAACGATCGCGGTTTCCTGTTCGAACTGTCGGTGACGAGCGACGGCGCGCCGACGGAGCTGCGACTCCACCCCACGGAGATCGACGACTGTGCGATCCACGAGGCCGCTCCCGAGGCGGCCGCGTGGTCGCGCGAGCGGATGCGCGAGCGCTCCGCCGAGTTCGGAACGACGTTCGATCGCGACGGCGAGGCGCTCGTGTTGTCGCTCGGCGGCTGA